The Punica granatum isolate Tunisia-2019 chromosome 4, ASM765513v2, whole genome shotgun sequence genome has a window encoding:
- the LOC116204085 gene encoding glycosyltransferase BC10-like, translating into MTKKLPPPTIPTHHVLWLGWKIVLILSVSLFTFALFRLHHQPRLSPLALSRERSLSLGRGFSGTPKLAFLFLVRRNLPLDFLWSSFFEDVDAAKFSIYIHSEPGFVFDESTTRSHFFYNRQLRDSIQVAWGESTMIEAERLLFATALEDPANQRFVLLSDSCVPLYNFSYIYKYLMASPRSFVDSFIDAKEGRYNPKMSPTIPRDKWRKGSQWIALIRRHAEVLVDDEEIISVFKNFCKRRPPIDVSMGKLNARRQKQHNCIPDEHYVQTLFAMNDLESELERRTVTYTLWNQSAATNENGWHPFTFTYMSARTKQINEIKSINHVYYETEYRTEWCSSNSTLIPCFLFARKFSRGAAMRLLSDGVISHFDASALLDSHP; encoded by the exons ATGACGAAGAAGTTGCCGCCGCCGACAATCCCGACGCACCACGTGCTGTGGCTCGGCTGGAAGATTGTCCTCATCCTCTCCGTCTCCCTCTTCACCTTCGCCCTCTTCAGGCTACACCACCAGCCCCGTCTCTCTCCCCTCGCCCTCTCCCGGGAGAGATCCCTCTCCTTAGGCCGTGGCTTCTCCGGGACCCCCAAGCTCGCATTCCTCTTCCTTGTCCGCCGAAACCTCCCGCTCGATTTCCTCTGGAGCAGCTTCTTCGAG GATGTCGATGCTGCTAAATTCTCGATATACATACACTCCGAACCGGGATTCGTGTTCGATGAGTCGACCACGAGGTCGCACTTCTTCTATAATCGGCAGCTCAGGGATAGCATTCAG GTGGCATGGGGAGAGTCTACTATGATTGAAGCAGAGAGGTTATTGTTTGCAACAGCTCTTGAGGATCCTGCAAATCAAAGATTTGTCCTCCTTTCAGATAG TTGTGTTCCACTGTACAACTTTAGCTATATATACAAGTATTTGATGGCTTCTCCAAGGAGTTTTGTAGACAG TTTCATTGATGCGAAGGAAGGACGCTACAACCCAAAAATGTCACCCACTATACCAAGGGACAAATGGCGAAAAGGTTCCCAG TGGATTGCCCTTATTCGTAGACATGCGGAAGTGCTTGTAGATGATGAAGAAATCATTTCAGTTTTCAAGAATTTCTGCAAG AGGCGGCCACCTATAGATGTCAGCATGGGAAAGCTGAACGCT AGACGTCAGAAGCAGCACAACTGCATTCCCGATGAACACTATGTGCAGACATTGTTTGCT ATGAATGATCTTGAATCTGAGCTTGAGCGAAGAACAGTAACGTACACTCTGTGGAACCAGTCGGCGGCAACAAATGAGAACGGTTGGCATCCTTTTACATTTACTTACATGAGCGCGAggacaaaacaaataaatgaaataaag AGTATAAACCACGTGTACTACGAAACCGAGTATCGAACAGAGTGGTGCAGTAGCAACTCAACGCTCATTCCTTGCTTTCTATTCGCCAGGAAATTCTCTCGGGGGGCTGCAATGCGACTTTTAAGTGACGGGGTAATTTCCCATTTTGATGCCTCTGCATTATTAGATTCACATCCGTGA